One Vicugna pacos chromosome X, VicPac4, whole genome shotgun sequence DNA window includes the following coding sequences:
- the LOC102532766 gene encoding thymosin beta-15A-like, protein MSDKPDLSEVEKFDKSKLKKTNTKEKNTLPSKETIQQEKECVQTS, encoded by the exons ATGAGTGATAAGCCAGACCTGTCTGAAGTGGAGAAGTTTGACAAGTCAAAACTGAAGAAAActaatactaaagaaaaaaatactcttcCTTCAAAGGAAA ctatcCAACAAGAGAAAGAGTGTGTTCAAACATCATAA